The Leptospirales bacterium genome includes a region encoding these proteins:
- a CDS encoding ribonuclease H-like domain-containing protein, producing MSRLGALLSLYERRDAIQDERSTSAVEPPLGAQKRDSEELFDLSFERLGEGALLRRWRSDDPQAGRFRFSRYMPLSLSPLLELALWPGAQTVAADEIAFLDVESTGLSRGVGVVPFLIGLAMIDSSGVSVEQILMPSPSAEERCLEYLSSRLSSFEYLVTFNGKSFDAPLIRNRLLLHRRPQLPRLAHFDLLHVFRRLISREAMPGRRQADLERELLGLDRGDDLPGAEAPQIYFDWLNYGHDAGMARVLEHNRLDLVGMCFLMLEAIHIYERRDGGRRLLRSGLARTLLRNQHIEEAIVMLGSRLEEDRDAPLRRRDLILLAQLYRRLGRNSDAAQALWQAIRDHDCDVSRMMLMRLQEHRLHDYDGALALCLEMLVKASRTETVYGAEELGRRRLRLERKRQRQSA from the coding sequence ATGAGTCGTCTGGGGGCCTTGCTTTCGCTCTACGAGCGGCGCGATGCAATACAGGATGAGAGGTCAACGAGCGCCGTAGAGCCGCCGCTGGGCGCGCAGAAAAGGGATAGCGAAGAGCTCTTCGACCTGAGTTTCGAACGTCTCGGGGAAGGCGCGTTGCTACGCCGCTGGCGATCCGATGATCCGCAGGCCGGTCGCTTTCGCTTTTCCAGGTACATGCCGCTTTCGCTGAGTCCTTTGCTGGAGCTTGCCTTGTGGCCCGGCGCCCAAACCGTAGCCGCCGACGAAATCGCCTTTCTCGATGTGGAAAGCACCGGGCTCTCGCGCGGAGTTGGAGTCGTTCCCTTTTTGATAGGCCTCGCGATGATTGATTCCAGCGGCGTTTCAGTAGAGCAAATTCTGATGCCGTCGCCCAGCGCAGAGGAGCGCTGTCTGGAATATTTGAGCTCGCGGCTGTCTTCCTTTGAGTATCTGGTTACCTTTAACGGAAAATCCTTCGATGCTCCCCTGATTCGCAATCGCCTGCTCCTGCACCGAAGGCCACAGTTGCCGCGCCTGGCACACTTTGATCTGCTACACGTCTTTCGGAGATTGATTTCCCGCGAGGCAATGCCCGGGCGAAGACAGGCGGATCTGGAGCGCGAACTGCTTGGCCTCGATCGAGGCGACGATCTTCCGGGAGCAGAAGCGCCGCAGATTTACTTTGATTGGCTCAACTACGGCCACGATGCTGGCATGGCTCGTGTCCTTGAGCACAACCGACTGGATCTGGTCGGCATGTGCTTTCTGATGCTGGAGGCCATACATATCTATGAACGGCGCGATGGCGGTCGGCGACTGCTGCGCTCCGGGTTGGCGCGAACCCTGCTGCGCAATCAACACATTGAAGAAGCGATCGTAATGCTTGGTTCAAGGCTGGAAGAGGATCGGGATGCGCCCTTGCGCCGCCGTGATTTAATCCTGCTGGCCCAACTTTATCGAAGGCTTGGCCGAAATAGCGACGCAGCTCAAGCCTTGTGGCAAGCAATTCGGGACCATGACTGCGATGTGTCGCGGATGATGTTGATGCGCCTGCAGGAGCATCGGTTGCACGACTACGATGGGGCATTGGCGCTCTGCCTCGAAATGTTGGTCAAGGCCAGCAGGACAGAAACGGTCTACGGGGCGGAGGAATTGGGTCGCCGGCGCCTGCGCCTGGAACGCAAGCGCCAGCGGCAATCGGCTTGA
- a CDS encoding glycosyltransferase family 2 protein, which produces MHNEAIRLERCLQSVRFADEIVVVDSFSSDDTARIARRHGARVVARRFTGYIDQKNFAISLARGRWILVIDGDEVCSEELALELQEIAAQLTPAFQVYKLPRISYYLGRWIKHGGWFPDYNIRFFVRGAADFQGGRVHETGRTALPTGVTSGVLEHYGYADLSDHLQRIDRYTSMAASDRVGSGKRSSPLAAVIKGIWKFLVIYLFRAGFLDGYAGLALASMGGYYNFLKYAKLWEVNQRFRDFRNSNERAKGRPV; this is translated from the coding sequence TTGCACAATGAGGCGATCCGACTTGAGCGCTGTCTGCAGTCCGTTCGCTTCGCGGATGAAATCGTCGTCGTTGATAGCTTCAGCAGCGATGACACAGCCAGGATTGCTCGCCGCCACGGCGCCAGAGTCGTTGCTCGCCGCTTCACAGGTTACATCGACCAGAAGAACTTTGCCATTTCATTGGCCCGCGGCCGCTGGATCCTGGTTATTGACGGCGATGAAGTTTGCAGCGAGGAGCTGGCGCTGGAGCTGCAGGAAATCGCCGCCCAGTTAACGCCAGCATTCCAGGTTTACAAACTGCCGCGCATCAGCTACTACCTCGGTCGTTGGATCAAACACGGCGGCTGGTTTCCCGATTACAATATTCGCTTCTTTGTTCGAGGCGCCGCTGACTTTCAAGGAGGGCGGGTTCATGAAACCGGGCGCACCGCGCTACCAACGGGCGTCACCAGCGGCGTTCTGGAACATTACGGTTATGCCGATCTCAGCGATCATCTGCAACGGATCGATCGTTATACCAGCATGGCTGCCAGCGATCGTGTTGGTTCTGGTAAACGCAGCTCCCCACTTGCAGCCGTGATCAAGGGAATCTGGAAATTCCTGGTCATCTATTTGTTTCGCGCCGGCTTTCTCGATGGCTATGCGGGGCTGGCGCTTGCTTCGATGGGCGGATACTACAATTTCCTGAAGTACGCCAAGTTGTGGGAGGTGAACCAGAGATTCAGGGACTTTCGCAATAGCAATGAGCGAGCAAAAGGCCGGCCGGTATGA
- a CDS encoding histidine kinase: MATGIPAVSTNQALQQINDNIDVAVRDGRALTLKTHRMTDLVEKHIQHAIESILDKNARPQLVTTVYTILKELVINGCKANQKRVFFEERGLSINNEADYARGNEEYKRIFSEQMAFEYGQKARTKGYFCLIDFQFDQDGLTVEVVNNTGIARQEEATMREKFKKAMSYNDIAEFYMDQAMSSESEGAGLGIALIIILLKGENIDPGMFRIITEKDRTMARLEIPFTEKFISKRSLERSQ, translated from the coding sequence ATGGCCACAGGAATCCCCGCCGTGAGTACCAATCAGGCCTTGCAGCAAATTAACGACAATATTGACGTCGCCGTGCGTGACGGGCGTGCCCTGACGCTTAAGACGCACCGCATGACGGACCTCGTGGAAAAGCACATCCAGCATGCCATCGAGAGCATTCTTGATAAGAATGCTCGGCCGCAGCTGGTGACAACGGTCTATACGATCCTCAAAGAGCTGGTAATCAATGGTTGCAAGGCGAACCAGAAGCGGGTCTTTTTTGAGGAGCGCGGACTGAGCATCAACAACGAAGCCGACTACGCCCGCGGAAACGAAGAATACAAACGGATCTTCTCCGAGCAGATGGCCTTCGAGTACGGGCAGAAGGCGCGAACGAAGGGTTACTTCTGTTTGATCGATTTTCAGTTCGATCAGGATGGCCTTACCGTGGAGGTCGTCAACAACACGGGCATTGCGCGGCAGGAAGAGGCGACGATGCGCGAGAAGTTCAAGAAAGCGATGAGCTACAATGATATCGCTGAATTCTACATGGATCAGGCAATGTCCTCCGAATCCGAGGGGGCGGGGCTTGGTATTGCTTTGATCATCATCCTGTTGAAGGGCGAAAATATCGATCCTGGAATGTTTCGCATCATTACTGAAAAAGATCGCACGATGGCGCGCCTTGAAATCCCGTTCACCGAAAAATTTATCAGCAAACGCTCCCTCGAGCGCAGCCAGTAA
- a CDS encoding ABC transporter ATP-binding protein, which yields MANAAVIEAHSLTKNYGAAPALRSLDLRVGRGEIFGFLGPNGAGKTTFIKILLDFIRITAGEVQILGSAPADLDRRRIGYLPERIAIHPFLSGREFLHYHARLLAIPRSERASRVARVLERVHMSMDADRRVGTYSKGMTQRIGIAQALLGDPEILLLDEPISGLDPIGIQQMREIILQERERGATVLVNSHQLLEVEKTCDRVAILNRGLVVAQGSRDEIAARRGLSLTVDAMTDAIRGAILAADAAASVEGCTATLQITDEERERKFPASIVEAGGRILNYSQSRESLEEVFYRLVKGAGA from the coding sequence ATGGCCAATGCAGCCGTCATCGAAGCTCACTCTCTGACCAAGAACTATGGCGCGGCGCCCGCCTTGCGTAGCCTGGATCTACGCGTTGGACGCGGCGAGATTTTTGGCTTCCTGGGCCCCAATGGCGCAGGCAAAACTACCTTTATCAAGATCTTGCTCGACTTCATTCGAATCACGGCAGGCGAAGTGCAGATCCTGGGGAGCGCTCCGGCCGATCTGGACCGCCGCCGAATTGGCTACCTGCCGGAACGTATTGCTATTCATCCATTCTTGAGCGGACGCGAGTTTCTCCACTACCATGCCAGACTGCTGGCAATTCCACGCTCCGAACGGGCCAGTCGCGTGGCGCGAGTGCTCGAGCGCGTGCACATGAGCATGGATGCCGATCGGCGCGTGGGAACCTACTCCAAGGGTATGACGCAACGGATCGGCATCGCCCAGGCCTTGCTTGGCGACCCTGAGATCTTGCTCCTGGATGAGCCAATCTCAGGGTTGGATCCCATTGGCATTCAACAGATGCGCGAGATCATTCTTCAGGAGCGTGAGCGCGGCGCGACGGTGCTTGTAAATTCCCATCAGTTGCTGGAAGTAGAGAAGACCTGCGATCGCGTTGCAATCTTGAATCGTGGCCTTGTGGTAGCGCAGGGCAGTCGCGACGAAATCGCAGCGCGAAGGGGACTTTCGCTTACGGTCGATGCGATGACCGACGCGATTCGCGGCGCCATTCTTGCCGCCGACGCAGCTGCCTCAGTCGAAGGCTGTACCGCGACTTTGCAGATCACGGATGAAGAAAGAGAGCGCAAATTTCCTGCATCTATCGTCGAAGCAGGCGGACGGATCTTGAACTACTCGCAAAGTCGCGAGAGTCTGGAAGAAGTATTCTATCGATTGGTGAAGGGCGCCGGGGCCTAG
- a CDS encoding histidine phosphatase family protein, with protein sequence MKLVLMRHAEAAPGDDDDSRALTAQGRSDASRMARLLSGCHWGMLHIRHSPLLRATQTAEIVAQTLSKLNGKAPQPETDSRLKPGADIEDYETIFYEDRAGGCNLWVFHSPEVMQVAAWLTGLRDSGFYFTPGSMLALNVPQPNPAGRAMVVWQAQPEYLRDVVSP encoded by the coding sequence GTGAAGCTAGTTCTGATGCGACACGCCGAGGCTGCCCCCGGCGACGATGATGATTCGCGAGCGCTGACCGCCCAGGGCAGGTCCGATGCCAGTCGCATGGCTCGCTTGCTCAGCGGCTGCCACTGGGGGATGCTTCATATTCGCCACAGTCCGCTGCTCCGGGCCACACAGACCGCGGAAATAGTCGCACAAACCCTGAGCAAGCTCAATGGCAAGGCCCCGCAACCGGAAACGGATTCACGGTTGAAGCCCGGCGCCGACATCGAAGATTACGAAACTATCTTCTATGAGGACCGCGCCGGCGGCTGCAACCTGTGGGTCTTTCATTCTCCGGAAGTGATGCAAGTCGCGGCCTGGCTCACTGGCCTGCGCGATTCCGGCTTCTACTTCACGCCTGGTTCGATGCTGGCTTTGAATGTACCACAACCCAATCCCGCAGGTCGCGCCATGGTGGTGTGGCAGGCCCAGCCGGAATATCTGCGCGACGTCGTCAGCCCTTAA
- a CDS encoding glycosyltransferase family 4 protein, with amino-acid sequence MKERIAVIVQRWTPEVVGGSERNAMRIARYLEPAFKCELLTTTASDAESWRNELPSGVEIYEGMLVRRFPVIGERGSYWRKLHAQMTGAFREFEAGDSLADAAAAIYSEWSVAAQLEWLRAQGPYSPELADFLYRNRNEYRAFIYVTYLYAPTYFGMETTPPSRNLLAPTLHNEPVAYLPIFGAMVRRARALIFHSDAEGALAQRLWGACDHLTLPVGIDQTPALSGPLPSGIRAPYLLYSGRLDAGKGLPGLIDACNPLKGTVQLVLTGEGPMHIQAADWLRNCGFVSDELRRQLMAQALAFIMPSVMESFSIASLEAMAQGTPLIALRASAVLREHVERSGGGLLLDDWSELGDAVHRLLAAPDWCNQLGARGRKYVADQFDDQRAADLLVGSVRQWTRPLKG; translated from the coding sequence TTGAAAGAACGCATCGCCGTCATTGTGCAACGCTGGACGCCCGAAGTTGTTGGCGGTTCGGAACGCAATGCAATGCGAATTGCTCGCTACCTTGAGCCCGCTTTCAAATGCGAATTGCTGACAACAACGGCAAGCGACGCCGAAAGCTGGCGCAATGAGCTGCCATCTGGCGTGGAAATCTACGAGGGAATGCTGGTTCGTCGATTTCCGGTGATTGGCGAGCGCGGAAGCTACTGGCGAAAGTTGCACGCGCAAATGACCGGCGCATTCCGAGAGTTCGAAGCGGGAGACTCGTTGGCCGACGCGGCTGCCGCCATTTACAGCGAATGGAGCGTTGCTGCGCAACTGGAATGGCTGCGCGCCCAGGGTCCGTACTCGCCGGAACTTGCGGACTTTCTCTATCGTAACCGAAATGAGTATCGGGCATTCATATATGTGACTTATCTTTATGCTCCCACATATTTTGGTATGGAGACGACGCCGCCGTCTCGCAACCTGCTGGCGCCGACCCTGCACAATGAACCCGTCGCTTATTTGCCGATTTTTGGCGCTATGGTCCGTCGCGCGCGCGCCCTGATTTTCCACAGCGATGCGGAAGGCGCGCTGGCGCAACGCTTGTGGGGGGCTTGCGACCATCTGACGCTGCCGGTGGGCATTGATCAAACGCCGGCGCTCTCTGGACCGCTGCCATCAGGCATTCGCGCCCCTTATCTGCTCTACAGCGGTCGCCTGGATGCTGGCAAGGGACTTCCCGGGTTGATTGATGCCTGCAATCCGCTCAAGGGTACAGTGCAACTTGTACTGACCGGAGAAGGACCAATGCACATTCAGGCAGCTGACTGGCTAAGGAACTGTGGCTTCGTCAGCGATGAACTGCGGCGGCAATTGATGGCCCAAGCGCTTGCCTTTATTATGCCCAGCGTCATGGAAAGTTTTAGCATTGCCAGCCTCGAAGCAATGGCCCAGGGAACTCCGCTCATAGCCCTGCGGGCAAGCGCTGTGCTGCGTGAACACGTCGAGCGCAGCGGCGGCGGATTGCTTCTGGATGACTGGTCCGAACTTGGCGACGCGGTTCATCGCTTGCTGGCGGCGCCGGACTGGTGCAATCAGCTTGGCGCGCGCGGGCGAAAGTATGTTGCTGATCAATTTGACGATCAACGTGCGGCTGACCTGTTAGTGGGGAGCGTACGTCAGTGGACGCGGCCGCTTAAGGGCTGA
- a CDS encoding glycosyltransferase, which translates to MTATNETRRAAILAPAWERDDAVGNDVQGMADALRRQGWETCVFAPNGERGLTFRHPRRLPGFLRNRRDLLIYHYCIGWPEALQRLRDTPAQVVIKYHSITPPQFYEPYNPAIAAICEQGVAMLAEFAQLDGVRWLADSAYNAAELAAHGLEAGRAAIVPPFHRIEQMLAEPTDLRRFAAWRASSVEQPRFVMVGRIAPNKGYVRLLQSFAELIAQTGRAAQLILPGRRSAQIPDFNQQLDLLIAKLGISENVCWAGRLNSAALKAAYLAATAFVSLSEHEGFCVPLVEAMALGTPVIAAAAGAMAETLGDAGLAVTRSEPLEIAALLWETAQDTELCLAMAQRGRARYLECFHPQRIEELFLAAVDAERAQPTVRELRN; encoded by the coding sequence TTGACGGCAACAAATGAAACGCGCCGCGCAGCCATTCTCGCGCCGGCATGGGAACGTGATGATGCGGTGGGCAATGACGTTCAGGGGATGGCGGATGCACTTCGACGACAGGGTTGGGAAACCTGCGTCTTTGCACCCAATGGCGAGCGCGGCCTTACGTTTCGACATCCGCGTCGCCTGCCAGGATTTCTGCGCAACCGCCGTGATCTATTGATCTATCACTACTGCATCGGCTGGCCAGAGGCGCTGCAGCGTCTTCGTGATACGCCAGCGCAGGTCGTCATCAAGTACCACAGCATTACGCCGCCGCAATTCTATGAACCATACAATCCTGCCATCGCAGCAATCTGTGAGCAGGGCGTTGCTATGCTTGCGGAGTTTGCGCAACTTGACGGCGTGCGCTGGCTGGCCGATTCAGCTTACAACGCCGCCGAGCTGGCGGCCCATGGCCTGGAGGCCGGGCGAGCGGCGATCGTGCCGCCCTTTCACCGCATTGAGCAGATGCTGGCCGAACCGACGGACCTGCGCCGTTTTGCGGCCTGGCGCGCCAGCAGCGTTGAACAACCGCGATTTGTAATGGTGGGCCGCATCGCGCCAAATAAAGGATACGTCAGGCTGCTCCAATCCTTTGCCGAGTTGATTGCCCAAACGGGCAGAGCTGCGCAGCTGATCTTGCCGGGTCGGCGTTCGGCACAGATCCCTGACTTTAATCAGCAGCTCGATTTGCTAATCGCGAAACTTGGAATTTCCGAAAACGTGTGCTGGGCCGGTCGACTGAATAGCGCCGCTCTAAAGGCCGCCTATCTGGCGGCAACGGCCTTCGTAAGTTTGAGCGAACACGAAGGGTTTTGCGTTCCTCTGGTGGAAGCAATGGCTCTGGGCACGCCGGTCATCGCGGCAGCTGCCGGGGCCATGGCCGAGACCCTTGGCGATGCCGGGCTCGCAGTGACACGTTCGGAACCACTGGAAATTGCCGCCTTGCTCTGGGAAACGGCCCAAGATACCGAACTCTGTCTGGCGATGGCGCAGCGCGGGCGCGCCCGTTATCTCGAATGCTTTCATCCGCAACGGATTGAAGAACTCTTTCTGGCCGCAGTGGATGCGGAGCGAGCGCAACCCACTGTCCGGGAGCTTCGCAATTGA